The following proteins are encoded in a genomic region of Streptomyces sp. NBC_01723:
- a CDS encoding GntR family transcriptional regulator codes for MAKTGDRARAVTAPALSTLDFALDRSSPVPLYHQLAQQLEGAIEHGVLAPGNLLGNEVDLSVRLGLSRPTVRQAIQSLVDKGLLVRRRGVGTQVVHSQVKRPLELSSLYDDLEAAGQGPGTLVVRNEGVPAPAEAAAALGVAEGDEVTVLERLRLTHGQPVALLCNYLPAGLLELDGTRLESTGLYRLMRASGITLHSARQTVGARIATREEAERLDEREGAALLTMQRTAYDDTGRPVEYGTHIYRASRYAFDFQLLVRT; via the coding sequence ATGGCGAAGACCGGCGACCGGGCACGTGCCGTGACCGCCCCCGCGCTGAGCACCCTGGACTTCGCCCTCGACCGGAGCAGTCCCGTGCCGCTCTACCACCAGCTGGCCCAGCAGCTGGAGGGGGCGATAGAACACGGCGTCCTCGCGCCGGGGAACCTGCTGGGCAACGAGGTCGACCTCTCGGTCCGCCTGGGCCTGTCCCGGCCGACCGTCCGGCAGGCCATCCAGTCCCTGGTGGACAAGGGCCTGCTGGTCCGGCGGCGCGGCGTCGGCACCCAGGTGGTGCACAGCCAGGTCAAGCGCCCGCTGGAGCTGAGCAGCCTGTACGACGACCTGGAGGCGGCCGGGCAGGGTCCCGGCACCCTGGTGGTGCGCAACGAGGGCGTCCCGGCCCCCGCCGAAGCGGCGGCGGCGCTCGGCGTCGCGGAGGGCGACGAGGTCACCGTGCTGGAGCGGCTGCGCCTCACCCACGGCCAGCCGGTGGCGCTGCTGTGCAACTACCTTCCGGCGGGGCTGCTGGAACTCGACGGCACACGGCTGGAGTCGACCGGCCTGTACCGGCTTATGCGCGCGTCCGGGATCACCCTGCACAGCGCCCGCCAGACCGTCGGCGCCCGCATCGCCACCCGTGAGGAGGCCGAGCGCCTCGACGAACGGGAGGGAGCCGCGCTGCTGACCATGCAGCGCACCGCGTACGACGACACCGGGCGCCCGGTCGAGTACGGGACGCACATCTACCGCGCGTCCCGGTACGCCTTCGACTTCCAGCTGCTGGTCAGGACCTGA
- the iolD gene encoding 3D-(3,5/4)-trihydroxycyclohexane-1,2-dione acylhydrolase (decyclizing), with protein MSATGTRRLTTAQALVRFLAAQYTERDGVRHRLIAGTWGIFGHGNVAGVGQALVEYGGVMPFHQGRNEQAMVHAAVGYARQLNRLSAQAVTTSIGPGATNLVTGAALATVNRLPVLLLPGDYFASHAAGPLLQQLEHPVEADVSVNDALRPVSRYFDRINRPEALLASALRAMRVLADPAETGAVTLALPQDVQAEAFDWPEEFFADRVWRVRRPAPDPEELAEAVQALRAARRPLIVAGGGVHHSEAETALTALVDATGIPVASTQAGKGALRHDHPADLGGIGHTGTAVADDLARTADLVIGVGTRYSDFTTASGTLFQNPDVRFLNLNITAFDAHKLAARALVCDARAGLTALTEALSSPSHRVSSSYEDEYRAGRTRWEEKVRAAFRADDDSAVPTQTQVLGALDAVVGDEDVVINAAGSLPGDLHKLWRSRSPRQYHLEYGYSCMGYEIPAALGVQQAAPGTAVWALVGDGTYLMNPTEIVTAVQENLPVKLVLVQNHGYASIGGLSESVGAERFGTDYHHRAADGTFTGAPLPVDLAANAASLGMDVLRAKTVRELREALSTARAATRPTCVHVETVAARDALPAEAWWDVPVAEVSAREPVNDARARYEHAVADRRHHL; from the coding sequence ATGAGCGCCACCGGCACCCGCCGACTGACCACCGCCCAGGCCCTGGTGCGCTTCCTGGCCGCGCAGTACACCGAACGCGACGGCGTACGGCACCGCCTGATCGCCGGTACCTGGGGCATCTTCGGCCACGGCAACGTGGCGGGCGTCGGCCAGGCCCTCGTCGAGTACGGCGGCGTCATGCCGTTCCACCAGGGGCGCAACGAACAGGCCATGGTGCACGCCGCCGTCGGGTACGCCCGGCAGCTCAACCGCCTCTCCGCACAGGCGGTGACGACGTCCATCGGCCCCGGCGCCACCAACCTGGTCACCGGCGCGGCCCTGGCGACCGTCAACCGCCTGCCGGTCCTGCTCCTGCCGGGCGACTACTTCGCCTCGCACGCCGCGGGCCCGCTGCTCCAGCAGCTGGAGCACCCGGTCGAGGCCGACGTGTCGGTCAACGACGCCCTGCGTCCCGTCTCCCGTTACTTCGACCGGATCAACCGCCCCGAGGCGCTGCTCGCCTCCGCGCTCCGGGCGATGCGCGTGCTCGCCGACCCCGCCGAGACCGGCGCGGTCACCCTCGCGCTGCCGCAGGACGTGCAGGCGGAGGCGTTCGACTGGCCGGAGGAGTTCTTCGCCGACCGCGTCTGGCGGGTACGGCGGCCGGCACCCGACCCCGAGGAGCTGGCCGAGGCCGTCCAGGCGCTCCGCGCCGCCCGGCGCCCGCTGATCGTCGCGGGCGGCGGCGTCCACCACAGCGAGGCCGAGACGGCGCTGACGGCGCTGGTCGACGCCACCGGCATCCCGGTCGCCTCCACCCAGGCCGGCAAGGGCGCCCTGCGCCACGACCATCCCGCCGACCTCGGCGGCATCGGCCACACCGGCACCGCCGTCGCCGACGACCTGGCCCGCACCGCCGACCTGGTGATCGGCGTCGGCACCCGCTACTCGGACTTCACCACGGCCTCCGGCACCCTCTTCCAGAACCCGGACGTCCGCTTCCTGAACCTCAACATCACCGCCTTCGACGCCCACAAGCTCGCCGCCCGCGCCCTGGTCTGCGACGCGCGGGCCGGGCTCACCGCGCTGACCGAGGCGCTGTCCAGCCCCAGCCACCGGGTGTCGTCGTCGTACGAGGACGAGTACCGGGCCGGCCGGACCCGCTGGGAGGAGAAGGTGCGGGCCGCCTTCCGGGCCGACGACGACAGCGCCGTGCCGACCCAGACGCAGGTGCTGGGCGCGCTGGACGCGGTGGTCGGCGACGAGGACGTGGTGATCAACGCGGCCGGTTCGCTCCCCGGCGACCTGCACAAGCTGTGGCGGTCCCGCTCGCCGCGCCAGTACCACCTGGAGTACGGCTACTCCTGCATGGGCTACGAGATCCCGGCCGCGCTCGGCGTCCAGCAGGCCGCGCCCGGCACGGCGGTGTGGGCCCTGGTGGGCGACGGCACGTACCTGATGAACCCGACCGAGATCGTCACCGCCGTGCAGGAGAACCTGCCGGTCAAGCTGGTCCTGGTGCAGAACCACGGCTACGCCTCGATCGGCGGCCTGTCCGAGTCGGTGGGCGCCGAGCGGTTCGGCACCGACTACCACCACCGCGCCGCCGACGGCACCTTCACCGGCGCCCCGCTCCCCGTCGACCTCGCGGCCAACGCGGCCAGCCTCGGCATGGACGTGCTGCGCGCCAAGACCGTGCGGGAGCTGCGCGAGGCGCTGTCGACGGCCCGCGCGGCGACCCGCCCGACCTGCGTCCACGTCGAGACCGTAGCGGCCCGCGACGCCCTCCCGGCCGAGGCCTGGTGGGACGTGCCGGTGGCCGAGGTGTCGGCCCGCGAGCCCGTCAACGACGCCCGCGCGCGGTACGAACACGCGGTCGCCGACCGCCGCCACCACCTCTGA
- the iolB gene encoding 5-deoxy-glucuronate isomerase — protein MTYHLPAGKAAADGPYAVDVTPESAGWGYAGLRVLNLPPGGGHTFDSGESEWIVLPLSGGCTVATADDFGQETFELTGRDSVFSGVSDFAYVPRDARTTVTSTGGGRFALTGARCTRRLPARYGPASSVPVELRGTGNCSRQVNNFGAAARAGGADEQGFECDKLIAVEVLTPGGNWSSFPPHKHDEHRPGEESVLEEIYYFEFADHDGTPGLGYQRVSPSGRGKGTDVLAEVRNGDVVLIPDGWHGPSMAVPGHHMYYLNVMAGPAAERAWLICDHPEHAWIRDTWPDQAVDPRLPLYTAPERSA, from the coding sequence ATGACGTATCACCTTCCAGCGGGCAAGGCGGCGGCGGACGGCCCGTACGCCGTGGACGTGACGCCCGAGAGCGCCGGCTGGGGCTACGCCGGCCTGCGGGTCCTGAACCTGCCGCCCGGCGGCGGCCACACCTTCGACAGCGGCGAGAGCGAGTGGATCGTCCTGCCGCTGAGCGGCGGCTGCACCGTCGCCACCGCCGACGACTTCGGCCAGGAGACCTTCGAACTCACCGGCCGTGACAGCGTGTTCAGCGGCGTCAGCGACTTCGCGTACGTACCCCGCGACGCGCGTACGACGGTGACCTCGACCGGCGGCGGCCGCTTCGCCCTCACCGGCGCCCGCTGCACCCGCCGCCTGCCCGCCCGGTACGGCCCGGCGTCCTCGGTGCCGGTGGAGCTGCGCGGCACCGGGAACTGCTCGCGGCAGGTCAACAACTTCGGTGCGGCCGCCCGCGCCGGAGGCGCGGATGAACAGGGATTCGAGTGCGACAAGCTGATCGCGGTCGAGGTGCTCACCCCGGGCGGCAACTGGTCGTCCTTCCCCCCGCACAAACACGACGAGCACCGGCCCGGCGAGGAGTCGGTGCTGGAGGAGATCTACTACTTCGAGTTCGCGGATCACGACGGCACCCCCGGCCTCGGCTACCAGCGGGTCTCCCCGTCCGGACGGGGCAAGGGCACGGACGTGCTGGCCGAGGTGCGAAACGGCGACGTGGTCCTCATCCCCGACGGCTGGCACGGACCGTCCATGGCCGTCCCCGGACACCACATGTACTACCTGAACGTCATGGCGGGCCCGGCGGCCGAACGCGCCTGGCTGATCTGCGACCACCCCGAGCACGCCTGGATCCGCGACACCTGGCCGGACCAGGCCGTCGACCCCCGACTCCCCCTCTACACCGCACCGGAGAGGTCCGCATGA
- a CDS encoding Cgl0159 family (beta/alpha)8-fold protein: MSLSIPDLTAVRARRPEAVAEAAARRTRRPLIGDSGRLMIVAADHPARGSLGVGDRRLAMANRADLLERLCTALSRPGVDGVLATADVLDDLLLLGVLENKVVMGSMNRGGLAGAAFEMDDRFTGHRAEDIARLRFDAGKLLLRVDYDDPGSLATMEAAARAVDAMAERRLPLFVEPFISRRVDGRVRNDLSAEAVTRSVAIASGLGGTSAYTWLKLPVTDDPEDMGEVLATSTLPAVLLGGDIGGSPADQTAAYERWRKALRLPTVQGMVVGRSLLYPAEGSVEQAVDTAVGLL; this comes from the coding sequence TTGTCCCTCAGCATCCCCGACCTCACCGCGGTCAGAGCCCGGCGTCCGGAGGCGGTCGCCGAGGCCGCGGCCCGCCGTACCCGCCGGCCGCTGATCGGCGACTCCGGCCGGCTGATGATCGTGGCGGCCGACCATCCGGCCCGCGGCTCGCTCGGCGTCGGCGACCGCCGGCTCGCCATGGCCAACCGGGCCGACCTGCTGGAGCGCCTGTGCACCGCGCTGTCCCGGCCGGGCGTCGACGGCGTGCTCGCCACCGCCGACGTGCTGGACGACCTGCTGCTGCTCGGGGTGCTGGAGAACAAGGTCGTCATGGGGTCGATGAACCGCGGGGGTCTCGCGGGCGCCGCCTTCGAGATGGACGACCGCTTCACCGGTCACCGCGCCGAGGACATCGCCCGGCTGCGCTTCGACGCGGGGAAGCTGCTGCTGCGCGTCGACTACGACGATCCGGGCTCGCTGGCCACGATGGAGGCCGCCGCCCGCGCCGTGGACGCCATGGCGGAACGCAGGCTGCCGCTGTTCGTGGAGCCGTTCATCTCCCGGCGGGTCGACGGCCGGGTGCGCAACGACCTGTCCGCCGAGGCCGTCACCCGCTCCGTCGCCATCGCCTCCGGCCTCGGCGGCACCTCGGCCTACACCTGGCTGAAACTGCCCGTCACCGACGACCCGGAGGACATGGGTGAGGTCCTGGCGACCTCCACGCTGCCCGCCGTCCTGCTCGGCGGCGACATAGGCGGCTCGCCCGCCGACCAGACGGCGGCCTACGAGCGCTGGCGCAAGGCGCTCAGGCTGCCCACCGTGCAAGGCATGGTCGTCGGCCGCTCGCTGCTCTACCCGGCCGAGGGCAGCGTCGAACAGGCGGTGGACACGGCCGTCGGACTGCTGTGA
- the iolC gene encoding 5-dehydro-2-deoxygluconokinase, whose amino-acid sequence MAESVPRFDLITMGRIGVDLYPLQTGVPLAEVETFGKFLGGSASNVAVAAARLGRATAVITRTGDDPFGGYLHRALREFGVDDRWVTPVAAYPTPVTFCEIFPPDDFPLYFYRRPKAPDLEIHPEELDLDAIRAARIFWITGTGLSEEPSRAATLAALAHRAKSGTTVFDLDWRPMFWADPDQARPYYAEALRHATVAVGNLDECEIATGVREPRECAEALLAAGVELAVVKQGPKGVLAVHRDGRSAEVPPVPVEVVNGLGAGDAFGGSLCHGLLSGWELERIMRYANAAGALVASRLACSSAMPTGAEVDDLLARATP is encoded by the coding sequence ATGGCCGAGTCAGTCCCGCGTTTCGATCTGATCACGATGGGCCGCATCGGGGTCGATCTCTATCCCTTGCAGACGGGCGTACCCCTGGCGGAGGTTGAGACCTTCGGCAAGTTTCTCGGCGGCTCGGCCTCGAACGTGGCGGTCGCCGCCGCCCGCCTCGGCCGCGCCACGGCCGTCATCACCCGGACCGGGGACGACCCGTTCGGCGGCTATCTGCACCGCGCGCTCCGGGAGTTCGGCGTCGACGACCGCTGGGTCACCCCCGTGGCCGCCTACCCGACCCCCGTGACCTTCTGCGAGATCTTCCCGCCGGACGACTTCCCCCTGTACTTCTACCGCCGCCCCAAGGCCCCCGACCTGGAGATCCACCCGGAGGAGCTGGACCTGGACGCGATCCGCGCCGCCCGCATCTTCTGGATCACCGGGACGGGGCTGAGCGAGGAGCCGAGCCGCGCGGCGACCCTGGCCGCACTCGCCCACCGCGCCAAGTCCGGCACCACCGTCTTCGACCTCGACTGGCGGCCGATGTTCTGGGCCGACCCCGACCAGGCCCGCCCGTACTACGCCGAGGCGCTGCGGCACGCGACCGTCGCGGTCGGCAACCTGGACGAGTGCGAGATCGCCACCGGCGTCCGCGAGCCGCGGGAGTGCGCCGAGGCGCTGCTGGCCGCCGGTGTGGAACTGGCCGTCGTCAAGCAGGGGCCGAAGGGCGTCCTGGCCGTGCACCGCGACGGCCGCAGCGCCGAGGTGCCCCCGGTACCGGTCGAGGTGGTCAACGGCCTCGGCGCGGGCGACGCGTTCGGCGGCTCCCTCTGCCACGGTCTCCTCTCCGGCTGGGAGCTGGAGCGGATCATGCGGTACGCCAACGCCGCCGGCGCCCTCGTCGCCTCCCGACTCGCCTGCTCCTCCGCGATGCCCACCGGGGCCGAGGTCGACGACCTCCTCGCGCGAGCCACTCCCTGA
- a CDS encoding sugar ABC transporter substrate-binding protein: protein MDRSSHARSRRFAPAVALAAAAALTLAGCSSSSGGKKADEEGDSGASAGKANTPRMTVALVTHQAPGDTFWDIVRKGAEAAAAKDNVKLVYSADPNAGNQANLVQNAIDQKVDGIAVTLAKPDALKSVLGKAEKAGIPVVGLNSGLADWKKLGLMEFFGQDESVAGEALGKRLNEDGAKNAVCVIHEQGNVGLTQRCEGVKKTFEGSIENLYVNGTDMPSVKSTVTAKLKQDGDIDHLVTLGAPFAMTAVQAVDESGSEAEVATFDLNKELTGAIEKGDIAFAVDQQPYLQGYLAVDGLWLYKNNGNYSGGGEQPVLTGPAFVDESNVKAVAEFASKGTR from the coding sequence ATGGACCGCTCTTCGCACGCCCGCTCCCGCAGATTCGCCCCTGCCGTGGCCCTCGCCGCCGCCGCGGCCCTGACCCTCGCCGGCTGCTCCAGCAGCTCGGGCGGGAAGAAGGCCGACGAGGAGGGAGACTCGGGCGCCTCCGCGGGCAAGGCGAACACTCCCCGTATGACCGTCGCCCTGGTGACCCATCAGGCGCCCGGCGACACCTTCTGGGACATCGTCCGCAAGGGCGCCGAGGCCGCGGCCGCCAAGGACAACGTCAAGCTCGTCTACTCCGCCGACCCGAACGCGGGCAACCAGGCCAACCTGGTGCAGAACGCGATCGACCAGAAGGTCGACGGCATCGCCGTCACCCTCGCCAAGCCGGACGCCCTGAAGAGCGTCCTCGGCAAGGCGGAGAAGGCCGGCATACCCGTGGTCGGGCTCAACTCCGGTCTCGCCGACTGGAAGAAGCTCGGCCTGATGGAGTTCTTCGGCCAGGACGAGAGCGTGGCCGGCGAGGCGCTCGGCAAGCGGCTCAACGAGGACGGCGCCAAGAACGCCGTCTGCGTGATCCACGAGCAGGGCAACGTCGGCCTGACCCAGCGCTGCGAGGGCGTGAAGAAGACCTTCGAGGGCTCGATCGAGAACCTCTACGTCAACGGCACCGACATGCCCTCGGTGAAGTCGACCGTCACCGCCAAGCTCAAGCAGGACGGCGACATCGACCACCTCGTCACGCTCGGCGCCCCCTTCGCCATGACGGCCGTGCAGGCCGTGGACGAGTCCGGCAGCGAGGCCGAGGTCGCCACCTTCGACCTCAACAAGGAGCTGACCGGCGCCATCGAGAAGGGCGACATCGCGTTCGCCGTCGACCAGCAGCCCTACCTCCAGGGCTACCTGGCCGTCGACGGACTGTGGCTCTACAAGAACAACGGCAACTACAGCGGCGGCGGTGAGCAGCCGGTGCTGACCGGCCCGGCCTTCGTCGACGAGTCCAACGTGAAGGCCGTCGCCGAGTTCGCCTCGAAGGGCACCCGGTGA
- a CDS encoding ABC transporter permease, with product MSMAQQAEPAVTTPPAPGPKETDGRTRERSVAVRVFARPEVGVFLGAVAVFVFFLIAAPSVRDGGSMATVLYQSSTIGIMALPVALLMIGGEFDLSAGVAVVASSLTAGMLSYQLTVNVWMGVIVALVVSLAVGAFNGWVLMKTGLPSFLVTLATFLILQGVNLAVTKLVTGNVATDDISDMDGFDQAKAVFASSFDIGGVEVKITVFYWLVFAALATWVLLRTKYGNWIFAVGGSQDSARAVGVPVTFTKITLFMLVGFGAWFVGMHQLFSFNTVQSGEGVGQELIYIAAAVIGGCLLTGGYGSAIGPVFGAFMFGMVNQGIVFAGWNPDWFKAFLGVMLLGAVLINLYVRRAATRR from the coding sequence ATGAGCATGGCCCAACAGGCTGAGCCGGCGGTGACCACACCGCCGGCCCCCGGCCCCAAGGAGACCGACGGGCGCACCCGCGAGCGCTCGGTGGCGGTGCGGGTGTTCGCCCGGCCCGAGGTCGGGGTCTTCCTCGGCGCCGTCGCCGTGTTCGTCTTCTTCCTGATCGCCGCCCCCTCGGTCCGCGACGGCGGCTCCATGGCGACGGTCCTCTACCAGTCGTCCACCATCGGCATCATGGCGCTGCCGGTGGCCCTGCTGATGATCGGCGGCGAGTTCGACCTGTCGGCCGGTGTCGCCGTGGTCGCCTCCTCGCTCACCGCGGGCATGCTCAGCTACCAGCTGACCGTGAACGTCTGGATGGGTGTGATCGTCGCCCTCGTCGTCTCCCTCGCCGTCGGCGCGTTCAACGGCTGGGTGCTGATGAAGACCGGCCTGCCGAGCTTCCTCGTGACGCTGGCCACCTTCCTCATCCTCCAGGGCGTCAACCTCGCCGTCACCAAACTCGTCACCGGCAACGTTGCCACCGACGACATCAGCGACATGGACGGCTTCGACCAGGCCAAGGCCGTCTTCGCCTCCTCCTTCGACATCGGCGGCGTCGAGGTGAAGATCACCGTCTTCTACTGGCTGGTCTTCGCCGCCCTGGCCACCTGGGTGCTGCTCCGCACCAAGTACGGCAACTGGATCTTCGCGGTCGGCGGCAGCCAGGACTCCGCCCGCGCGGTCGGCGTACCCGTCACCTTCACCAAGATCACGCTGTTCATGCTGGTCGGCTTCGGGGCCTGGTTCGTCGGCATGCACCAGTTGTTCTCCTTCAACACCGTGCAGTCCGGCGAGGGCGTCGGCCAGGAGCTGATCTACATCGCCGCGGCCGTGATCGGCGGCTGTCTGCTCACCGGCGGCTACGGTTCCGCCATCGGCCCGGTCTTCGGTGCCTTCATGTTCGGCATGGTGAACCAGGGCATCGTCTTCGCCGGCTGGAACCCCGACTGGTTCAAGGCATTCCTCGGCGTGATGCTGCTCGGCGCCGTCCTGATCAACCTGTACGTCCGCCGCGCGGCGACCCGGAGGTGA
- a CDS encoding ATP-binding cassette domain-containing protein: protein MTTKTPGTDGAVRTDPAPGQDGPIVELRGTGKAYGNIRALHGVDLAVHPGRVTCVLGDNGAGKSTLIKIISGLHQHTEGEFLVDGEPVRFTTPRDALARGIATVYQDLATIPLMPVWRNFFLGSEMTRGPWPLRRLDIARMKRTADEELRNMGIVLDDLEQPIGTLSGGQRQSVAIARAVYFGARVLILDEPTAALGVKQSGVVLKYIAAARERGLGVIFITHNPHHAYMVGDHFSVLRLGTLELSAARAGITLEQLTNHMAGGAELAALKHELAQVGGVDVEALPDAEPKGEKPKEEKAQDTVSGDTPPVTDAPHTVEGKT from the coding sequence ATGACCACCAAGACCCCCGGCACCGACGGTGCCGTCCGCACGGACCCCGCACCCGGGCAGGACGGCCCGATCGTCGAACTGCGCGGCACGGGCAAGGCGTACGGGAACATCCGCGCCCTGCACGGCGTCGACCTCGCCGTCCACCCCGGCCGGGTGACCTGCGTGCTCGGCGACAACGGCGCGGGCAAGTCCACCCTGATCAAGATCATCTCCGGGCTGCACCAGCACACCGAGGGCGAGTTCCTCGTCGACGGCGAACCGGTGCGCTTCACGACCCCCCGCGACGCCCTCGCCCGGGGCATCGCCACCGTCTACCAGGACCTCGCCACCATCCCGCTGATGCCGGTGTGGCGGAACTTCTTCCTCGGCTCCGAGATGACCAGGGGCCCCTGGCCCCTGCGCCGCCTCGACATCGCCCGCATGAAGCGGACCGCCGACGAGGAACTGCGCAACATGGGCATCGTCCTGGACGACCTGGAGCAGCCCATCGGCACCCTCTCCGGCGGCCAGCGCCAGAGCGTCGCCATCGCCCGCGCCGTCTACTTCGGCGCCCGCGTCCTCATCCTCGACGAGCCCACCGCCGCCCTCGGCGTCAAGCAGTCCGGCGTGGTCCTCAAGTACATCGCCGCGGCCCGCGAACGCGGCCTCGGCGTCATCTTCATCACCCACAACCCCCACCACGCCTACATGGTCGGCGACCACTTCAGCGTGCTGCGCCTGGGCACCCTCGAACTCAGCGCCGCCCGCGCGGGCATCACCCTCGAACAGCTCACCAACCACATGGCGGGCGGCGCCGAACTGGCCGCCCTCAAGCACGAGCTGGCCCAGGTCGGCGGGGTGGACGTGGAGGCGCTGCCCGACGCGGAGCCGAAGGGGGAGAAGCCGAAGGAGGAGAAGGCGCAGGACACGGTGTCGGGGGACACGCCACCCGTCACCGACGCACCGCACACCGTCGAAGGGAAGACCTGA
- a CDS encoding sugar phosphate isomerase/epimerase family protein gives MPAALDRIRVGSAPDSWGVWFPDDPQQVPWERFLDEVTEAGYDWIELGPYGYLPTDPARLTDEVTRRGLKVSAGTIFCGLHRGPSEWDATWEQVGRVAALTRAMDAEHLVVIPSFWRDDKTAEILEPPELTGEQWTHLTQGMERLAREVRDTYGLDIVVHPHADTHIDTEEHVERFLDATDSGLVNLCLDTGHYAYCGGDSVKLIETYGERIGYLHLKQVDPEILAEVRAGGVPFGPAVQRGVMCEPPAGVPELGPVLTAAQKLDVDLFAIVEQDMYPCEPDKPLPIAVRTRKFLRSCGA, from the coding sequence ATGCCCGCTGCCCTGGACCGCATCCGCGTCGGCTCGGCCCCCGACTCCTGGGGCGTCTGGTTCCCCGACGACCCTCAGCAGGTGCCCTGGGAACGCTTCCTGGACGAGGTCACCGAGGCCGGGTACGACTGGATCGAGCTGGGCCCCTACGGCTACCTCCCCACCGACCCGGCCCGGCTCACCGACGAGGTGACCCGGCGCGGGCTCAAGGTCTCCGCGGGCACCATCTTCTGCGGGCTGCACCGGGGCCCCTCCGAGTGGGACGCCACCTGGGAACAGGTCGGCCGCGTCGCCGCCCTGACGCGGGCCATGGACGCCGAGCACCTGGTCGTCATCCCGTCCTTCTGGCGCGACGACAAGACCGCCGAGATCCTGGAGCCGCCGGAGCTGACCGGCGAGCAGTGGACCCACCTGACCCAGGGCATGGAACGCCTCGCCCGCGAGGTGCGCGACACCTACGGCCTGGACATCGTCGTCCACCCGCACGCCGACACCCACATCGACACCGAGGAGCACGTCGAGCGCTTCCTCGACGCGACCGACTCCGGCCTGGTCAACCTCTGCCTGGACACCGGCCACTACGCCTACTGCGGCGGCGACAGCGTCAAACTGATCGAGACCTACGGCGAACGCATCGGCTACCTGCACCTCAAGCAGGTCGACCCGGAGATCCTCGCCGAGGTGCGGGCGGGCGGGGTGCCCTTCGGGCCGGCCGTGCAGCGCGGGGTGATGTGCGAACCGCCGGCCGGTGTGCCGGAGCTGGGCCCGGTGCTGACCGCCGCCCAGAAACTGGACGTGGACCTGTTCGCCATCGTCGAGCAGGACATGTACCCGTGCGAGCCGGACAAGCCGCTCCCCATCGCGGTGCGTACCCGGAAGTTCCTGCGCTCCTGCGGCGCCTGA
- a CDS encoding VOC family protein yields the protein MTSRLNPYLSFDGDARQAMEFYEQVFGGTLALNTFGSAGMPDPAYTDKIMHAMLETPSGFTLMGADTPPGMDHTPGTNFSVSLSGDDAAELRGYWEKLSAGGSVSVPLEKQMWGDVFGMCTDRFGIPWMVNISEPTG from the coding sequence ATGACCTCGCGACTCAACCCCTACCTCAGCTTCGACGGCGACGCCCGACAGGCGATGGAGTTCTACGAGCAGGTGTTCGGCGGCACCCTCGCGCTGAACACCTTCGGCTCGGCCGGCATGCCCGACCCCGCCTACACCGACAAGATCATGCACGCCATGCTGGAGACCCCGAGCGGCTTCACTCTGATGGGTGCCGACACCCCGCCCGGGATGGACCACACGCCGGGAACCAACTTCTCGGTGAGCCTCAGCGGCGACGACGCGGCCGAGCTGCGCGGCTACTGGGAGAAGCTGTCCGCCGGCGGGTCCGTCTCCGTGCCGCTGGAGAAGCAGATGTGGGGCGACGTCTTCGGCATGTGCACCGACCGGTTCGGCATCCCCTGGATGGTGAACATCAGCGAGCCGACGGGCTGA